A single region of the Clostridia bacterium genome encodes:
- the atpC gene encoding ATP synthase F1 subunit epsilon, with product MNTFNLRILAADRPFFEGECASLRIQLEDGQYGILAGHAPIVAAVVPGVMKYTLPDGTAEMVYVSDGILRVDRKDVLVLTSTAERPDEIDAKRAERSREAAREAILHRKTEEEYKQAQARLARALARLKAKGKTLDMSE from the coding sequence ATGAACACCTTCAACCTTCGCATCCTTGCGGCAGACAGGCCGTTTTTCGAGGGCGAATGCGCGTCGCTCCGCATTCAGCTCGAGGACGGGCAGTACGGTATCCTTGCGGGACACGCGCCGATAGTTGCCGCCGTGGTGCCGGGTGTGATGAAGTACACTCTGCCTGACGGGACTGCCGAAATGGTCTACGTTTCCGACGGCATCCTGCGCGTCGACAGAAAGGACGTGCTCGTTCTGACGTCGACCGCCGAGCGTCCGGACGAGATCGACGCGAAACGCGCCGAGCGCAGTCGGGAAGCGGCCCGTGAAGCGATCCTCCACCGCAAGACCGAGGAGGAGTACAAGCAGGCGCAGGCCCGCCTCGCCCGCGCTCTCGCGCGGTTGAAGGCGAAGGGCAAGACGCTTGATATGAGTGAATAA